From a region of the Spelaeicoccus albus genome:
- a CDS encoding YhgE/Pip domain-containing protein, producing MFSLSWLELSRFKRTSLTKAAVAAILIVPTIYGGLYLSANWKPTEHLGRLHAAVVNEDRGAVQPQSSERLTAGDDLVDSVTAKGAAGFDWTATSAEKAKAGLKDGSYYAVLTIPPGFSSSLVSTGGKDPHRAKLSFTTNDSNNFVVGQLSSTVLSGIRTSLDHTTTANYLSKMYVGFNDIHAQTSKAASGAHRLNSGSSDLRDATGSLVTGLTKLDTASGKLADGADDVNDGARSAASNSATLADGAGQVAEGTSRLAAGADSATSRVEQVRAKAATLADSARTTARQAKSDFDKTGTTIRQSSRSEISALQKKYPHDPDIVRLAKTLNTAESRLDDASARAAQHESRAARIDQQLRERANSAVATARTVDRKVNSLNDGARKVSSGAARLHTGLTTLSTGAARLAGGANQLHAGVGKSVRGARKIDNGSDKLYSGIVDLSAGLDKGVKQIPTYSKSDRATRSDVAASPVNATQTTLNAVDHYGEGLAPFFVPLALWIGGMVTFMLLKAVPVRALASTVRSWRIMLAGWLPGAALGVVQALVLFGVLFLFVGLSAPSIPAVLGFGVLVAVCFAAVHQALVALFGAIGRLLGLILLVLQLTSAGGTYPVATSPGFFQAISPFMPMTYAVRGLRILTAGGDGAIVGGCVLVLVVTTCLALLATIAASHRGRMWTVGKLHPSLSL from the coding sequence ATGTTCTCCCTTTCATGGCTCGAGCTCTCCCGGTTCAAGCGCACGTCGCTGACGAAAGCCGCAGTGGCGGCAATCCTGATCGTGCCGACGATCTACGGCGGCCTGTACCTGTCGGCCAACTGGAAGCCGACGGAGCATCTGGGCCGGCTGCACGCCGCGGTCGTCAACGAGGATCGCGGTGCGGTGCAGCCGCAATCGTCCGAGCGGCTCACCGCCGGCGACGACCTTGTCGATTCGGTGACCGCAAAGGGCGCGGCCGGCTTCGACTGGACTGCGACCTCGGCCGAGAAGGCAAAAGCGGGGCTCAAGGATGGATCCTATTACGCAGTGCTCACGATACCGCCGGGTTTTTCGTCATCGCTCGTGAGCACCGGCGGGAAAGATCCGCACCGCGCAAAACTGTCCTTCACGACCAACGACTCGAACAATTTCGTCGTCGGGCAGCTCTCGTCCACGGTGCTATCGGGCATCCGAACGAGTCTGGACCATACGACCACCGCCAACTATCTGAGCAAAATGTACGTCGGTTTCAACGACATCCACGCACAGACGTCGAAGGCAGCATCCGGCGCGCACCGGCTGAATTCGGGATCGTCCGACTTGCGCGACGCCACTGGCAGTCTCGTCACGGGCCTGACGAAGCTCGACACGGCGTCCGGAAAACTCGCGGACGGCGCCGACGACGTCAATGACGGCGCGCGCAGTGCGGCTTCGAACAGTGCGACATTGGCCGATGGCGCCGGCCAAGTGGCCGAAGGAACCTCCCGGCTGGCCGCCGGCGCCGATTCGGCAACCTCGCGCGTGGAGCAAGTGCGCGCCAAGGCCGCGACGCTTGCCGATTCCGCCCGGACCACTGCACGTCAGGCAAAAAGCGACTTTGACAAGACCGGCACGACGATCCGTCAATCCAGCCGATCGGAAATTTCCGCCCTGCAAAAGAAATATCCGCACGATCCGGATATCGTCCGGCTCGCCAAGACGTTGAATACCGCCGAGTCGCGGCTCGACGACGCCTCCGCGCGTGCTGCGCAGCACGAAAGCCGCGCGGCACGCATCGATCAGCAGCTTCGCGAGAGGGCGAACTCGGCTGTCGCCACCGCCAGGACTGTCGATCGGAAGGTCAATTCCCTCAATGACGGCGCGCGGAAGGTGTCGTCCGGCGCCGCGCGCCTGCACACCGGATTGACGACGCTGTCAACGGGCGCGGCGCGGCTGGCAGGCGGAGCGAACCAACTGCACGCCGGCGTCGGGAAATCCGTACGAGGGGCCCGAAAGATCGATAACGGTTCCGACAAACTGTACTCCGGGATCGTCGACCTGTCGGCCGGTCTGGACAAAGGCGTCAAGCAGATCCCGACCTATTCCAAATCCGACAGGGCAACCCGCAGCGACGTGGCGGCATCGCCGGTGAACGCGACGCAAACGACGCTGAACGCCGTCGACCACTACGGGGAGGGGCTTGCGCCGTTCTTCGTGCCGCTTGCGCTCTGGATCGGCGGCATGGTCACGTTCATGCTCTTGAAAGCCGTGCCGGTGCGGGCGCTGGCGTCGACTGTCCGATCGTGGCGGATTATGCTGGCCGGTTGGCTTCCGGGTGCGGCACTGGGGGTAGTGCAGGCGTTGGTGCTCTTTGGGGTGTTGTTCCTTTTCGTCGGCTTGTCGGCGCCCAGCATTCCGGCGGTTCTCGGGTTCGGAGTATTGGTGGCGGTGTGCTTTGCGGCAGTCCATCAGGCCCTCGTTGCCCTCTTCGGGGCCATCGGCCGGCTACTCGGCCTCATCCTGCTCGTCTTGCAATTGACGTCGGCGGGCGGCACCTATCCGGTCGCGACGTCGCCGGGATTCTTCCAGGCCATTTCGCCGTTCATGCCGATGACCTACGCGGTGCGCGGCTTGCGTATTCTCACGGCGGGTGGAGACGGCGCGATCGTGGGCGGCTGCGTGCTCGTGCTCGTCGTCACCACCTGCCTCGCCCTGCTCGCTACCATCGCGGCAAGCCATCGAGGACGGATGTGGACCGTCGGCAAACTGCACCCGAGCCTGTCACTGTGA
- the holA gene encoding DNA polymerase III subunit delta, with translation MSPNKKAAKANLVPWHRAAPAPVVLVTGSESVLADRAVSSIQDQAREADPAIELTNLEASSYESGQLATLTSPSLFGETKLLIVDGVEATNDAFLTDAVNYLEDIQSDVTLVLRHGGGVRGKKLLDAVKASGAPVIEAQPLKKESERSDFAAGEFRRAGRTIRPAALRALLDAVGADLGELAAGCRQLIEDTSGTIDARQVELYYGGRVEATGFKVADAAVAGRTAQALSLVRHAVATGVDPVPLVAAMAMKLRGMAKVSALGRGTSPGQLGMAPWQVDRARREVARWTPDGLADAIGAVAEADRAVKGAGRDPVYALEKMLTTVAAAARRPR, from the coding sequence GTGAGCCCCAACAAGAAGGCCGCCAAGGCCAACCTCGTCCCGTGGCACCGGGCCGCCCCGGCGCCGGTCGTGCTGGTGACCGGCAGCGAATCGGTACTTGCCGACAGGGCGGTGAGTTCGATCCAGGATCAGGCCAGGGAAGCCGACCCCGCGATCGAACTGACGAATCTGGAGGCCTCCAGCTACGAGTCGGGACAGCTTGCCACTCTCACCTCGCCGTCCTTGTTCGGCGAGACCAAACTGTTGATCGTGGACGGCGTCGAGGCCACCAACGATGCATTCCTCACCGATGCCGTGAACTATCTGGAAGATATTCAAAGCGACGTCACGCTTGTCCTGCGGCACGGCGGGGGAGTGCGCGGCAAAAAACTTCTGGACGCCGTCAAGGCCAGTGGGGCGCCCGTCATCGAAGCCCAGCCGCTGAAGAAGGAATCCGAGCGCAGCGACTTCGCTGCCGGCGAGTTCCGGCGCGCGGGCCGCACGATCCGTCCCGCGGCTCTCCGTGCGCTCCTCGACGCGGTCGGCGCCGATCTGGGCGAGTTGGCCGCCGGATGCCGTCAATTGATCGAAGACACCAGCGGGACCATCGATGCCCGTCAGGTCGAGCTGTATTACGGCGGCAGAGTCGAGGCGACCGGATTCAAAGTAGCCGACGCGGCAGTCGCCGGCCGGACGGCTCAGGCGCTCAGCCTTGTCCGCCATGCCGTGGCGACGGGCGTCGATCCCGTTCCGCTGGTAGCCGCCATGGCCATGAAACTCCGCGGAATGGCCAAGGTGTCGGCGCTGGGCAGGGGCACCTCGCCCGGCCAGCTGGGCATGGCACCGTGGCAAGTGGACCGCGCCCGACGTGAAGTAGCCCGGTGGACGCCGGACGGCCTGGCGGATGCAATCGGCGCGGTGGCCGAAGCCGACCGAGCCGTCAAAGGGGCCGGCCGCGACCCCGTGTACGCATTGGAGAAGATGCTCACCACCGTGGCGGCGGCCGCACGCCGTCCGCGGTGA